One genomic region from Augochlora pura isolate Apur16 chromosome 7, APUR_v2.2.1, whole genome shotgun sequence encodes:
- the Eif3a gene encoding eukaryotic translation initiation factor 3 subunit A produces MARYGQRPENALKRANEFIEVGKPSRALDTLQEVFRNKKWTYNWSESVLEPIMFKYLDLCVELKRSHIAKEGLFQYRNMFQSVNVGSLENVIRGYLRMAEEKTNQARKQSQQAVIDIDDLDNLATPESILLSAVSGEDAQDRSDRTILTPWVKFLWESYCQCLELLRTNAHVETLYHDIARMAFQFCLEYNRKTEFRKLCEKLRKHLEEICKLPVLVSNVSMNRAETQQLNLETRLNQLDSAIQMELWQEAFKSSEDVHGMMNLSKKLPVPKTMANYYQKLAMVFWKAGNYLFHAAALFKLLQLSREMKKNMSLEEQQRMANRVLLATLSIPLPSAHPEFDRFIETDKSPLEKAQKLATLLGLSQPPTRVSLLKDIVRLNIVNLASPQLQDLYSWLEVEFHPLELCTRVDSVIQTLQTDENSPFIQYIPALQDVTLVRLIHQISQVYQTVQFARLLELAKFTTDFHLERLLVDCVRYNDMQIRINHGKKCVHFGVDLSEAQREDHPDGPVLQAMPSEQIRCQLVNMATVLHRAIHIINPNKKKTEREKLRNAMVGHYHETKLKEHQRILGRHKIIEERKEYIEHINTVREEEEMRRQEELQRQQMLAEQKRLEQEREERERKRQQSEIQQIKDRHLKEKMQQISQTSHGQKVLKKLDEDEIKKLDAEQIAAREAEELQKERREMQQKLKSQEKKIDYLERAKRLEEIPLLEKAVEEKMGQAKLRWEQQEAERIAAAKEERQQAVATRARMARMKEDHDSFLSKILAERKSIYLDKLNEFEKILNEERVSRMLKRKVERKAERKARWEHERAEALERRRQEELRIKQEEEKRRIEVEKARREEEERLRRAEEEAREAERLAKIERQAEITRAREAEIERKLEEERQKEKDMSDAWRRQRAPEKPAEVMSWRRNAEAKEDGNKEEFSRWKRRGEPDNKWRKDELERPRKENSDAWRRHGFDKEDGRDRDREWERDNRIDRDRGRDAPPPPRPARDIPRSDTITDGFRGRGRMPERRPSPTGRREEPIRGSNQSWRSKGDVIQNSPRDPPRRDEKRDDPKEDRLPPKQEERRRPPEDDGWSHVSSRR; encoded by the exons ATGGCGCGATACGGACAGAGACCTGAGAACGCTCTAAAAAGAGCGAATG aATTCATCGAAGTAGGGAAGCCATCTCGGGCATTAGACACTTTGCAAGAAGTCTTCCGGAATAAAAAATGGACGTACAACTGGTCGGAGTCCGTTTTGGAACCCataatgttcaaatatttGGACCTATGTGTGGAACTGAAGAGGTCGCACATAGCGAAGGAGGGCCTATTTCAGTATCGAAATATGTTTCAATCTGTCAATGTTGGAAGTTTAGAAAACGTCATACGTGGGTATTTACGAATGGCGGAGGAAAAAACGAACCAAGCAAGGAAACAGAGCCAACAAGCTGTTATAGACATAGACGATCTCGACAACTTAGCCACACCTGAAAGCATTCTATTGTCTGCTGTAAGCGGTGAGGATGCTCAAGATAGAAGTGATCGTACAATCTTAACGCCTTGGGTGAAATTTTTATGGGAGTCCTATTGTCAGTGTTTGGAACTGCTGAGAACTAATGCACACGTGGAAACACTTTATCATGACATTGCACGTATGGCCTTCCAGTTTTGTCTTGAATACAACCGTAAGACTGAATTTCGTAAATTGTGTGAAAAGTTGAGGAAACATCtcgaagaaatttgtaaattgcCGGTACTGGTATCCAATGTTTCCATGAACAGGGCCGAGACTCAACAACTGAATCTGGAAACACGATTGAACCAACTCGATTCCGCGATTCAAATGGAGTTGTGGCAAGAGGCTTTCAAGTCCTCCGAAGATGTACATGGTATGATGAACTTGTCGAAAAAGCTTCCAGTACCAAAAACAATGGCCAATTATTATCAGAAATTGGCTATGGTGTTCTGGAAGGCGGGAAATTACCTCTTCCATGCCGCCGCGTTATTCAAATTGCTGCAACTCTCTcgtgaaatgaaaaagaacATGTCGTTGGAGGAACAGCAGAGAATGGCCAATCGTGTCTTATTAGCTACGTTATCCATTCCACTGCCATCAGCTCACCCGGAATTTGATCGTTTCATTGAAACAGATAAGAGTCCGTTAGAAAAGGCTCAAAAGCTCGCAACACTTTTAGGTCTCTCCCAACCGCCAACAAGAGTTTCTCTCCTCAAGGATATCGTTCGTTTGAATATCGTGAATTTAGCGTCCCCGCAATTGCAAGATTTATATTCATGGTTAGAAGTTGAATTCCATCCCCTGGAGTTATGTACACGAGTAGATTCTGTAATACAGACTCTGCAAACTGATGAGAACAGCCCCTTCATTCAGTATATTCCAGCCTTGCAGGACGTAACGCTTGTTCGTTTGATTCATCAAATATCACAAGTTTATCAAACCGTACAGTTTGCAAGGCTACTGGAGCTTGCCAAGTTTACAACAGATTTTCATTTAGAGCGTCTCTTAGTTGATTGTGTAAGATACAATGACATGCAAATAAGAATCAATCACGGGAAGAAGTGCGTGCACTTTGGAGTCGATTTGTCCGAGGCACAGAGGGAAGATCATCCCGATGGTCCGGTTCTACAAGCTATGCCTTCTGAACAGATTCGTTGTCAACTTGTAAATATGGCTACAGTATTGCATAGAGCAATTCATATTATCAATccaaacaaaaagaaaacggaGCGTGAAAAGTTGCGCAATGCTATGGTAGGCCATTATCATGAAACTAAATTGAAGGAGCATCAAAGAATTCTGGGAAGACATAAGATCATAGAAGAGAGGAAAGAGTATATCGAACATATAAACACGGTACGCGAAGAAGAGGAAATGCGTAGGCAAGAGGAATTGCAGAGACAGCAAATGCTGGCTGAACAAAAGAGATTGGAACAGGAGAGGGAGGAGCGCGAAAGAAAGCGGCAGCAAAGTGAAATACAACAAATTAAGGACCGTCACCTTAAAGAGAAAATGCAACAAATTTCGCAGACTAGTCACGGTCAGAAGGTACTCAAGAAACTAGACGAGGACGAGATTAAGAAGTTGGATGCCGAGCAAATTGCAGCTAGGGAAGCTGAGGAGCTGCAGAAAGAACGCAGAGAAATGCAACAAAAGTTGAAGTCTCAGGAGAAGAAGATCGATTATTTGGAGCGTGCCAAACGGTTAGAGGAGATACCATTACTAGAGAAAGCAGTCGAGGAAAAGATGGGTCAAGCCAAGCTACGCTGGGAGCAGCAAGAGGCGGAAAGAATTGCTGCAGCCAAAGAAGAGAGACAGCAGGCTGTCGCAACGAGAGCACGTATGGCTAGGATGAAGGAGGATCATGATAGCTTCTTGTCAAAGATATTGGCCGAACGTAAGAGTATTTACCTTGATAAGCTGAATGAATTTGAAAAGATATTGAACGAGGAGAGAGTCAGCAGAATGCTGAAGCGCAAGGTTGAGCGTAAAGCCGAGCGTAAAGCAAGATGGGAACACGAACGTGCCGAGGCGCTGGAAAGAAGACGGCAGGAGGAATTGCGAATTAAACAGGAAGAGGAGAAACGACGAATAGAGGTGGAGAAAGCGCGACGGGAGGAAGAGGAAAGATTAAGACGTGCCGAAGAGGAAGCAAGGGAGGCCGAACGTTTGGCTAAGATCGAGAGACAAGCCGAGATTACTAGGGCCAGGGAAGCTGAGATCGAACGGAAAttggaggaagagagacaaaAGGAAAAGGATATGAGCGATGCATGGAGACGCCAACGCGCACCAGAGAAACCAG CCGAAGTAATGTCTTGGCGTCGTAATGCTGAAGCGAAAGAAGACGGCAACAAAGAAGAGTTCTCTCGATGGAAGAGACGCGGCGAGCCAGACAACAAGTGGCGAAAGGATGAGCTGGAAAGACCGAGAAAAGAGAATTCAGATGCATGGCGACGACACGGTTTCGATAAGGAGGATGGTCGGGATAGGGACAGGGAATGGGAGAGGGATAATAGAATAGACAGAGACCGTGGAAGGgatgcgccgccgccgccgcgtccc GCGCGTGATATTCCACGCAGCGATACCATAACCGATGGTTTCCGTGGCCGTGGAAGAATGCCCGAACGTCGCCCATCTCCTACTGGACGTCGTGAGGAACCAATACGTGGCAGCAATCAGAGTTGGCGCAGTAAGGGCGACGTGATACAAAACTCACCTCGGGATCCACCTAGACGCGATGAAAA GCGCGACGATCCAAAAGAGGACAGACTTCCACCAAAACAGGAGGAAAGAAGACGACCACCAGAGGACGACGGATGGTCGCACGTCAGCAGCCGGCGTTAA
- the LOC144472320 gene encoding DENN domain-containing protein 10 isoform X1, whose protein sequence is MAPLTDLLSCSIIEKDSNGDVLWTWSYPFISELQKAVVYRKCNLESECNSLQVFVFSRHKHDWFYIHSTEVFDSDKLPKVKQFALVLFAKDFNPRKYEVLSRVLSKMYCKTGKPTEILQLYLSVFTKGSCSTQENGTFVSDDFNSHRFTVNTNIRELIKAFELETILIYTALLLKKRIIVYHHSLEQLLKWTGLFPALMKHRKVSDNLFPWVDLVDDELAELKKHSHYVAGCRNSSISSRTDLFDLLVNIPAREITVASHAKESLTMTKTHKEIALFMVQLCENQTYTEAQIISEINDKTQDLLNQLTSLAVVQGPDGRKMVSAQTLKEKNLPPAVENFLINLAVVENLFLL, encoded by the exons atggctCCTCTTACGGATCTACTTTCCTGTAGTATCATCG AAAAAGATTCCAACGGTGATGTATTATGGACGTGGTCTTATCCATTCATTTCAGAATTGCAGAAAGCGGTTGTATATAGAAAATGTAACTTAGAATCAGAATGTAATTCCTTGCAAGTGTTTGTATTTTCGAGGCACAAGCACGATTGGTTTTATATCCATTCCACCGAAGTATTCGATTCGGATAAATTACCAAAA GTAAAACAATTTGCTCtagttttatttgcaaaagaTTTTAATCCACGGAAATATGAAGTTCTTTCGAGAGTCCTTAGCAAAATGTATTGTAAAACCGGAAAACCGACGGAAATTTTACAACTGTATCTTTCTGTATTCACGAAAGGATCTTGTTCTACTCAAGAAAATGGAACGTTTGTCTCTGATGACTTCAATAGTCACCGCTTTACAGTGAATACCAACAtcagagaattaataaaagctTTTGAATTAGAAACTATATTGATATATACAGCTTTGCTGTtgaaaaagagaataatagTTTATCATCACAGTTTAGAACAACTTTTGAAATGGACTGGGCTGTTTCCAGCATTAATGAAACATCGCAAAGTTAGCGACAATTTGTTTCCCTGGGTTGATTTAGTCGATGATGAACTGGCAGAGTTAAAG AAACATTCCCATTATGTTGCGGGCTGCAGAAACAGCTCGATATCGTCAAGAACAGATTTATTTGATCTACTTGTCAACATTCCAGCTAGAGAAATTACAGTTGCTTCGCATGCAAaag aGAGTCTTACAATGACGAAAACGCATAAAGAAATAGCTCTCTTTATGGTCCAGTTATGTGAAAATCAAACCTACACGGAAGCTCAAATAATAtctgaaattaatgataaaactCAAGATCTACTGAATCAACTAACATCTCTGGCTGTGGTTCAAGGACCTGACGGAAGAAAAATGGTCTCTGCACAAAcgctaaaagaaaaaaatctacCACCGGCTGTGgagaatttcttaattaatttggctgttgtagaaaatttattcttattataa
- the LOC144472320 gene encoding DENN domain-containing protein 10 isoform X2, with protein sequence MAPLTDLLSCSIIEKDSNGDVLWTWSYPFISELQKAVVYRKCNLESECNSLQVFVFSRHKHDWFYIHSTEVFDSDKLPKFYLQKILIHGNMKFFRESLAKCIVKPENRRKFYNCIFLYSRKDLVLLKKMERLSLMTSIVTALHLEQLLKWTGLFPALMKHRKVSDNLFPWVDLVDDELAELKKHSHYVAGCRNSSISSRTDLFDLLVNIPAREITVASHAKESLTMTKTHKEIALFMVQLCENQTYTEAQIISEINDKTQDLLNQLTSLAVVQGPDGRKMVSAQTLKEKNLPPAVENFLINLAVVENLFLL encoded by the exons atggctCCTCTTACGGATCTACTTTCCTGTAGTATCATCG AAAAAGATTCCAACGGTGATGTATTATGGACGTGGTCTTATCCATTCATTTCAGAATTGCAGAAAGCGGTTGTATATAGAAAATGTAACTTAGAATCAGAATGTAATTCCTTGCAAGTGTTTGTATTTTCGAGGCACAAGCACGATTGGTTTTATATCCATTCCACCGAAGTATTCGATTCGGATAAATTACCAAAA ttttatttgcaaaagaTTTTAATCCACGGAAATATGAAGTTCTTTCGAGAGTCCTTAGCAAAATGTATTGTAAAACCGGAAAACCGACGGAAATTTTACAACTGTATCTTTCTGTATTCACGAAAGGATCTTGTTCTACTCAAGAAAATGGAACGTTTGTCTCTGATGACTTCAATAGTCACCGCTTTACA TTTAGAACAACTTTTGAAATGGACTGGGCTGTTTCCAGCATTAATGAAACATCGCAAAGTTAGCGACAATTTGTTTCCCTGGGTTGATTTAGTCGATGATGAACTGGCAGAGTTAAAG AAACATTCCCATTATGTTGCGGGCTGCAGAAACAGCTCGATATCGTCAAGAACAGATTTATTTGATCTACTTGTCAACATTCCAGCTAGAGAAATTACAGTTGCTTCGCATGCAAaag aGAGTCTTACAATGACGAAAACGCATAAAGAAATAGCTCTCTTTATGGTCCAGTTATGTGAAAATCAAACCTACACGGAAGCTCAAATAATAtctgaaattaatgataaaactCAAGATCTACTGAATCAACTAACATCTCTGGCTGTGGTTCAAGGACCTGACGGAAGAAAAATGGTCTCTGCACAAAcgctaaaagaaaaaaatctacCACCGGCTGTGgagaatttcttaattaatttggctgttgtagaaaatttattcttattataa
- the LOC144473407 gene encoding uncharacterized protein LOC144473407, protein MVPQMIRQDPTVMSWGLWISTLTTTSAALVTAGLAALLAVLNTATSPRSKILSDPGVYFINILTLLMCLASTSTWLAQYYTKLYFNVLPKEDIDNMWTSEGSAELGYSFWLVVCAGVVHLISIALVGWGSGRDKIERLEAIPALEEKTAAAIMLY, encoded by the exons ATGG TGCCTCAGATGATCCGACAAGATCCAACGGTGATGTCGTGGGGTCTGTGGATCAGCACCCTGACGACGACCTCGGCAGCCCTGGTCACAGCAGGATTGGCGGCGCTGCTGGCCGTTTTGAACACTGCCACATCGCCGAGGTCGAAAATCCTCTCCGATCCCGGCGTGtacttcataaatattttaacgc TGTTAATGTGCCTCGCCAGCACGAGCACCTGGCTGGCACAGTACTACACAAAGCTGTACTTCAACGTGCTGCCGAAGGAGGACATCGACAATATGTGGACCAGCGAGGGTTCTGCTGAGCTCGGTTATTCATTTTG GCTGGTCGTGTGCGCCGGTGTGGTGCATTTAATCAGCATAGCGTTGGTCGGCTGGGGCTCCGGCCGGGACAAAATTGAACGTCTGGAAGCAATTCCGGCGTTAGAAGAGAAGACCGCCGCGGCAATAATGCTGTATTGA
- the LOC144472653 gene encoding uncharacterized protein LOC144472653: protein MLNQTSEEQIVAAPSGAEKTPKQSLKPRKLITRTLDFLCRRNSRRDSVKQEKDAIDIRIVKCNINNTVPRKTSFSFFKNIKEHKHIKKLTEYKLKQKENEIQVSSSLTEDKTNTDLLTLQNDTSRFCTEESNVSEVRSENTIEPCDDQDSDETPVTDDSSYQNEEISENLDETLENYFDVNKKLDSLNSEDDEELEADNEYENIPSPFQSYSNNQELLGYDLPIENEIADHPTEDSLDTLNTNETLNNDNRAKASLTEELLRLSNYGWYWGPISGNEADAKLISEPDGAFLVRDSSDVRYVLTLSFKSSGKLLHARMEHSGGLFSLCNQSGSEEFSSVADLIAYSMNFSQSAPFCYARPRCPGHPTFPVRLTKPISRFTQVRSLQYLCRFVIRQNTRLDNIHKLPLPKTIKGYIEEAHY, encoded by the exons ATGTTGAATCAGACGTCCGAGGAACAGATCGTTGCTGCTCCTTCTGGGGCAGAGAAAACACCGAAACAATCCTTGAAACCgcgtaaattaattacaagaacGTTAGATTTTCTTTGTAGGCGTAATTCGAGACGTGATAGCGTTAAACAAGAAAAGGACGCGATTGACATTAGAATCGTCAAGtgcaatattaacaatacaGTACCAAGAAAAACATCGTTCAGTTTCTTCAAAAACATCAAAGAACACAAGCACATTAAGAAACTGACAGAATACAAGTTGAAACAAAAA GAGAATGAAATTCAAGTATCCAGCTCGTTGACAGAAGACAAAACAAATACAGATTTGTTGACACTTCAAAATGACACATCCAGATTTTGTACAGAGGAGAGTAATGTATCCGAGGTTCGATCGGAAAATACGATTGAACCGTGCGACGATCAGGACAGTGATGAGACTCCGGTCACGGATGATTCATCTTACCAAAATGaggaaatttcagaaaatttagacgaaactttagaaaattattttgatgtaAATAAGAAACTAGATTCGCTTAATTCGGAAGATGATGAAGAGCTTGAAGCAGACAacgaatatgaaaatattcctaGTCCTTTTCAATCTTATTCCAATAATCAGGAACTATTAGGATACGATCTTCCAATAGAGAATGAAATAGCAGATCATCCGACTGAAGATAGTTTAGATACTCTGAATACTAATGAAACGTTAAATAATGACAATAGAGCGAAAGCGAGTCTCACGGAAGAATTACTTAGATTAAGTAACTATGGATGGTACTGGGGACCCATATCAGGCAATGAAGCGGATGCCAAACTAATCTCTGAACCAGATGGTGCATTTTTAGTCAGAGACTCATCAGATGTTAg ATATGTCTTGACACTTAGTTTTAAATCATCTGGTAAGTTACTTCACGCTCGTATGGAACACAGCGGTGGTTTATTTTCTCTCTGCAACCAAAGTGGAAGCGAAGAATTCAGCTCTGTAGCCGATTTAATCGCATATTCCATGAACTTTAGCCAATCAGCTCCATTCTGTTATGCACGACCCAGGTGTCCTGGCCATCCAACATTTCCGGTTAGATTAACGAAACCAATAAGCAGATTTACACAAGTTCGAAGTTTACAATACCTTTGTCGTTTTGTTATTCGCCAGAATACTAGATTGGATAATATTCACAAACTACCTTTACCAAAAACTATTAAAGGCTACATTGAAGAAGCTCATTATTAA